A genomic window from Silene latifolia isolate original U9 population chromosome Y, ASM4854445v1, whole genome shotgun sequence includes:
- the LOC141631675 gene encoding uncharacterized protein LOC141631675: MDCEVPWLSAGDFNTVLSPLERLGGHTTDAEMQQFQDCVSICCMEDVPATGALFTWSYKQEPNDSIYSRLDRMMDNQKWFAMFADYVAHFHPEGLFDHCPSRDSFLMQKAKIQWSLEGDLNTSYFNHIIKKRVLMNKILQIEDKERGGRFCTDAHALILSMPVTIKEIKTCLFSISKEKSPGPAGYTSLFFRDAWEKVGEEISGAILNFFDTGKMLAQINSTVITLIPKVDRPSSVKHFRPIACCNVLYKTISKLICNRGNVSPRCMFKLDLQKAYDTTEWQFLEQMLAALQFPEKFIQLVMCCVTSTTFTLNLNGVHFGYFNGRRGLRQGDPLSPLLFTICMEYLTRILEYVTQQWHFRYLSLCNGLKLNHLLFADDLLMFCKGDVRSIMLMLRAMATFSAASGLKVNASKSEVVFNGVADDVKADIIHVSGFKEGGLPFTYLGIPIQPTRLTRLDCSILIDKTTARVRSIGARKLSYAGRLTLINAVFNTLHNYWASIFIIPNKKEGGLGIKQTGVWNIATVGKLVNWIYTKADRLWVLWIDHVYLKGRGWNSYQPPADSNWNWQNICKDIGNQGSSIVKARIRRVAMLACWYLIWLERNRCRYELMLARPEKIGKEFQMLVKQRIQHFIQKPVGNNDKNWLV, encoded by the exons ATGGATTGTGAGGTTCCTTGGTTATCGGCTGGAGACTTCAATACTGTTCTTTCTCCTTTGGAAAGGCTAGGGGGCCACACTACTGATGCTGAGATGCAACAATTCCAGGATTGTGTCTCTATTTGTTGTATGGAGGATGTGCCTGCAACAGGTGCCTTGTTCACTTGGTCTTATAAGCAAGAGCCAAATGATAGCATTTATAGTAGACTGGATAGGATGATGGATAATCAAAAATGGTTTGCTATGTTTGCTGATTATGTGGCACATTTCCATCCTGAAGGACTATTTGATCATTGCCCCT CTAGGGATAGTTTTCTAATGCAGAAGGCAAAAATCCAGTGGTCCTTGGAAGGGGACTTGAATACATCTTATTTTAACCATATTATTAAGAAAAGGGTGTTGATGAATAAGATTTTGCAGATTGAGGATAAAGAGAGGGG GGGAAGATTTTGCACTGATGCTCATGCTCTTATACTCAGTATGCCTGTGACAATAAAGGAAATTAAGACTTGTCTTTTTAGTATTTCTAAAGAAAAGTCTCCTGGGCCTGCTGGCTATACAAGCCTGTTCTTTAGAGATGCGTGGGAAAAAGTAGGGGAGGAGATTAGTGGGGCAATCTTGAATTTCTTTGATACTGGAAAAATGCTTGCTCAGATCAATTCTACCGTAATTACTCTTATCCCTAAGGTGGACAGGCCTAGTAGTGTTAAGCATTTTAGGCCAATAGCCTGCTGCAATGTGCTTTACAAGACTATTTCTAAGCTCATTTGTAACAG AGGCAATGTATCACCTAGGTGCATGTTTAAGCTAGATCTTCAGAAGGCATATGACACAACTGAGTGGCAATTCTTGGAGCAAATGTTAGCAGCTCTACAGTTCCCTGAAAAATTTATCCAGTTGGTGATGTGTTGTGTGACTTCTACAACATTTACTCTGAATTTGAATGGGGTTCACTTTGGGTATTTTAATGGAAGGAGAGGGTTAAGACAAGGGGATCCTCTATCCCCTCTCTTATTCACTATCTGTATGGAGTACTTGACTCGAATTTTGGAGTATGTAACTCAACAATGGCACTTCAGATATCTTTCTCTATGTAATGGCTTGAAGTTGAACCACTTGTTATTTGCAGATGACCTGTTAATGTTTTGCAAGGGAGATGTGAGGTCTATTATGCTGATGCTGAGAGCTATGGCAACATTTTCAGCTGCCTCAGGTCTGAAGGTGAATGCCAGTAAATCAGAGGTGGTATTTAATGGGGTTGCAGATGATGTGAAAGCTGATATCATTCACGTTTCTGGTTTTAAAGAAGGTGGCTTACCTTTTACTTATCTGGGGATTCCTATACAACCTACCAGGTTGACCAGATTGGATTGTAGCATTTTGATTGATAAGACAACAGCAAGGGTAAGGAGTATAGGTGCAAGGAAGTTGAGTTATGCAGGGAGGTTGACTCTTATCAATGCAGTTTTTAACACACTACATAATTACTGGGCCTCTATATTCATAATACCTAA CAAGAAGGAAGGTGGTCTAGGTATAAAGCAGACAGGGGTGTGGAATATTGCAACAGTGGGAAAGTTGGTCAATTGGATATACACAAAAGCTGATAGATTATGGGTATTATGGATTGATCATGTTTATCTGAAAGGAAGGGGTTGGAATTCTTATCAACCTCCTGCTGATTCCAACTGGAATTGGCAGAATATATGCAAG GATATTGGGAATCAGGGAAGCAGTATAGTGAAGGCCAGGATTAGACGGGTTGCTATGTTGGCTTGCTGGTACCTGATATGGCTGGAAAGGAATAGATGTAGATATGAATTGATGCTAGCTCGGCCTGAGAAGATAGGGAAGGAATTTCAGATGCTGGTCAAGCAGAGAATTCAGCATTTCATTCAGAAACCAGTTGGTAACAATGATAAAAATTGGCTAGTTTAG